From the genome of Nicotiana sylvestris chromosome 1, ASM39365v2, whole genome shotgun sequence:
AACATGTGGTATAACTATGAGCTAGAGCTAAATGTAAAACATGATAATCTACTAAAGAGTCTGACTGAAATATCATTGATGCGGAAAATACTGAAAGGTCTGCAAGCATAAACAAGTAGCCGACAAGGCTAACACATGAAGGCCTGTTAATATCTGACTGACTGGGTTATAGCCTGCGAAGCCTCTAAAGAATACTAAAAATGCTAACTGTTTACCGGAACAAGGTCCCCGGTATACCTTATTAACTAAAAATACTATAATgactaaaacaaaagagagacAAGGCCAGGCCCCGGAAGACTGGGGCTCACCAATAGCTGATACGAGATGTCCTAGCAAGCAGAATCGTCAACCTGAAAATCGTTACCTGCATCGCGAGATTCatgccccgggcaaaagggacgtcagtacatttgaattgtactggtatgtaaaatagCTGAACAAAAGAACTGTCAATACTGAAACTGAACTACTAActgataaactgataactgaacaaggaagtaaggatgtgaatactccctcttctgaatgatgaacaacctgtttaactGAATATTAAAACTGTGACCTCAGGCCCAATatgtatatctatatatatatatatatatatatatatatatatatatatatgcacaactgcggcctcgggcccaagtatacgtatacataactgcgacctcaggtccaaaatgcaataagcataaactgcggcctcacgcccaaatgcaggtgttcaacattcaggaatgtaaatcaggaactgagaatcatactgtattacgtgatactgaaataatgagccaTACCGACTTACATGATACTGGTATAGTGAATAGGATTAGACTGAGATgagtattcataataagttgatttgtcataactgaaactcatagaatatcaAATGATTATGAAACTATGTCATCTAGAGAATATAAGTTCTATTTCTATTCATGGAACCAAAGCATAATTACTTTATGAGGAAACTAGTAATGTTCATGATGAATGGGATGTAAGGAGAATCATAGatattcccaaacgtaaagagttagccttaAGTACCTCAATTTGctccttagtgatactacaatgattcacactactaagaaccttcaatctacaacaataacatccaatggaacccaatattagtaataaattccataacctAAGCCATTTAGACATATTACccaacaccttgtaggcatagatgtttacacctcataactatagtacttgttcatccaactatcaccattaaccaacaatttatttcaccatcattcctaacaaaTCTATAACTTCCAACTACATATGTATGACCATTCATtaacacccaaccaacaaatcctatcaaataatcatctttaaatccctaccatggtcatgcatttaaattgggaatttatgacttccaatcaccataccataagttgtaatacttgattcatactcataattccataataacaccatatatgtaagtctaagggtgtaggattacctcttgtagaccaaatcttgaaagacaacttttggggtgttcttgagattttgaagaaatcctatgaaacccaatcaaaatcatgttgtaactagtgattgagaagtgaaatcaccatgaaaacacacttaaaaactcaccttaggtgtgcaattggatgccttggtcgagtttgGGTGTAGAGGAAACCCTAAGCTTGAGAAGTGACTCAATTTCTATTATTTCCGGCCTTTAAAGTATTTAAAACCTTCCAGACGCGCGACTTCGCGCTAGTGAcacctgcccagtaaaatggtcataactttctgtatacacctccaaatgacgaacggtttgttgtgttggaaactagactcaaagagctttaattttATAGGTTATTCATCACACAACTCGTTATATAACCGgagatatgatcgttcaaagtgaagtcttgtgcgcactcatttacagatttcgtctaatatgaaacttttccaacttggcttagacttaggcctctcttagaccccaattcacctctaatataacttatacacttattaacataacCACTCAATTACCATCATGATAATACtcgtttaatgcatccacaaccgattcaaattacggggtgttacatATTAAGatggtgtttggctaagcttataagctgatcaaactggcttataagtaCTTTTTGGCTTATTTATGTGTTGGTTAAACATCCAAAGTATTTATAAGCTAAAATAAGTCATAAgttagagggtgtttggattaGCTTTTAAGCTGGTCAAATCAACTTTTAAGCTCTTTGTTAGCTATTCtaagagcctgtttggccaagcttctaggAGGTCAGAAGTACTTTTTTCtctcaaaaaagtacttttcaaaaaattTAAGCTGTTTGGTCAAGACGGAGAAGTACTTTTGGCCAGCAGCAGAAGCAGTTTttctgcttttgggaagaagcaggaaattctagcttcttccaagaagcagaagcagaagcagaaaattaattttttcaaGACAAAACTATCATCACCATAAATTTATATTGTCCAAATTATCCCTTACTgatttaagttttttcttttcatttttgtttctagtttttaCCATTCTTTTAAAATTAAAGATATCATATACATGAATCATATTGTAACTTTCCAAATTCTTTATTAACTTttcttgtttttgattttttgtttgtgTAATGTCTTGTAACTTTCcaatttatcttcttcttttttcacacTAAAGCAAATTATCTACATCCTTCTTTGGATTATCAATTCTCTTCCTATGAATAATCATTTATAATTTCTTCTGTTATATGCTATTAGTTCCTGAATCTTTAAAACATTTATCAAATCTAATTTGTGAAAATTACCTACAAATATGTAATAAATTTATAATAGCATCTCataatctatctatattattattaaaagaagaagaaaaagcatCCACATTAAGCCAATTGATAGCCTCACAATAGGCCATTTGGTAATTTAGTACAAAGTTAGTTAGGTTAGataataattaattttgttttgaatttaaattcttaaaaacGAAATAATACATTATGTGTTGTTGCCATCTTTCAAGTTTGACATTCAAAATCATCTAGTTATAACTACCATGGCTATACGTAATTTTATCCGACAATATTCTTCTACCGATAAAAAAATCAACTATTATGCTAATAAAGACATTACTGCAGAGATTGAGGAAGGAAATGAGCCTTCTGTTATTCCTTTAGAAATGCAAGGCAAGTCTTGTACTAATATGGAGGCTTGTGCGATAGAAGTAGAGATGAAATTATTGAGAAATGTTATCATATGTAagtgactttatttattattttatggtGGATTATCAATATATAGTAATTTGTGGAATAGACTTCTAATTCATACTGAATGATGTATTTTGATTATTCAAGTCATCATGTAACAATAAGTAATTATACAAGATAATATTATATGCTTTGGTATAAATGGGGTACAAATGAGGCACTTATTATTTAGATTTTGGCACATAGGAATgcagattgacgaggatgtcccacaccgtataggggtggggtggatgaagtggaggttagcgtcgggagtcttgtgtgacaagaaagtgccaccgttactaaaaggtaagttttatagagcagtggttaggcctgccatgttatatggaactgaatgttggccggtaaagaactcacacatccagaagatgaaagtagcagagatgaggatgttaaggtggatgtgcgggcatacaaggatggataagattaggaatgaagatattcgagagaaggtgggtgtggcccccatggaggacaagatgcgggaagtaagactcagatggttcggacacattcagaggaggagcactgatgcaccggtgaggaggtgtgagcgactggctgtagtaggcacgcggagaggtagaggacgacctaagaagtattggggagaggtgatcagacaggacatgtcgcgacttaggattactgaggacatggcccttaatagggaattatggaggtcgagcattaaggttgtaggttaggggagagtgtggatatttctacagcacaatagagtgagactatccagttagaagttagactaggaatgtcattggtcgtctattgatgcagggctttaccttctagttgtactataccagccatctatttcgtatttcgtatttcgtattctgtatttcatatctcttatatattgttgttatttctattatgcatttttatggtactaatatatcatctcctattgcttttttgagccgagggtctcctggaaactgcctctctacccttcggggtaggggtaaggtctccgtacatattaccctcccgagactccacttgtgggattatactgggtcgttgttgttgttgttgttgttggtataactatatatgtaaaattaatttaaatcttTAATATGTATGTTTACTGTATGTTtcatattttaattaaataaaataaagtaataaaAGTATCTTACGATAAATATTTaagtttatttttctctttaaaataattataagacCTTTGTACTATCCTTTTTGGTAATTTGacactcaaaagcactttttagaAAGATTGGCCAAcacaatttgtttatcaaatgttacaaaaaatacttctcaaatgaactggccaaacacaaactgtttttttttaaagtactttCGAAAAAAGTACTTCTgaaaaaaagtacttttcaaaataagcagattttggcagcttggccaaacgagCTCTAAGTGTTTGACAAAGTTAAAAATTGCTGAAAATAAAATACAAACTACTTAAAACAAGCCAAAAAGCAATAAGTTGGGGTTGCCCAGCTTATTGCTTTTGGCTTAAGAAAGCTATTTCGgctaaaatcccactttttttaaGCGAATCCATACGGGCTCAAATTCTTCTTCTATTAGGAGTacaaaatattaattcaagatATTCCTTACTAGCAGTGGCTTCTTACTGATTATAGACGTGAATTGCTATTCCAGTGAATGGAAACAGAAAGGATAGCTTGCATTCCATTTCCAAATGCTGTTGAACTTTAGTAAGAAATATCAATAATTTGAAGAGGGAAAGGGCTGAAACTGAATATAGTGAGATTCAAATGTTGGCCGCAGAGGCGGATCCAAGATTTAAATCTTATGGGTTCAATTTTAAGGTTTTTAATagtgaacccattatatttttaaagttatgggtttatatctactatttttgcaattttaataaatttttacatacaaattCTTATTccgcgtcgaaagttatgggttcagttgaactcATAGATACTATACTAGATTCGCCTCTGGTTGGCCGGAGCACTAGCTGAACATTTATCTAAAGGAATGATATGGAGATGATAGAAGGGAAACTGAAAAACAATGCAAAAAACATATCGAGCCTGTCCTCTAAGCTCATGACAACCAAGTGTAGCAAGGAATAAAAGAATCAATAAGCTATGATTTTCAACAATAAGAATTCAGAATATATTACAGCTGAACCAATATGGCTATAACTTGAACGACTAAAGAATTTTCAACATATTTTacaaaaaaggggggggggggaggggggttgaGTAACCACTCTGTCATGGGGAGTCAGCTCAGATTGCTTGTTTCCCAAAGACACCTAAATCAGGTTTTTATCAAAGATAAAGAACCAAAACCTGAATTATTTGATTAACTCAACCCGTAAATGaactaaaaaaatattatattacCTGTGGTTCCTGAATGTTACAGCATTGCCCTTTGCCAGAAAGCACCACAAGATATCAGAAATGGCAATGCTTTAATCAAATAATTTGAACTCATGCCTTCCTAACTGAGGTTTTTTCTCATAAAACTGGGTTGATGCCTAGGTAAGATATATCTTGCTTTAGTCGATATATAACTTTAACCAATTTCCCCATCTAATTGGTTTATGTGCCCTTAACAATCATGATTCTGCCGCTAGAAGTAAGAGGACTGATCATGAAGCACATTCAACTGAGCAAGTACCTTTGCTGCTAAAGATTTGATGTTGCTACTTCCGCGTTGTGTCAAGTCAACTAAGGGCATCTGAGCAGAGGATCCATACTTCTGCTTGTATTCCAGCAACCGAAAAATTCTTTCTAATGAATTCAGAACCTTTTGTTGCAGTCTGGTGGAAGGACTATCTAGTAGTTTTATCATTGATGGTATGGCATTTTCTTCAGCAAGAACTTTCGCGCCATTTTGAAGTTTTTCATCCCTAATCAAAGTCAATAAGGCATCTAAAGAAGCTTCACAGGCTCCAGGATCTGGATCCGCAAGAACCCTCACCAGAGGTCCCACTGCACCAGCCTCTATCAAACAAAACGAAGTTTCTAGTGTGCATATCCCTCGGTGAACAGGGCAAAGTTCTACTTGTGCAGCTGAGAAGCACCATAATCCCTGACGCTTTGGGATTGGGCGACTCAGTGTTTGTGAATTCTCTGAGAGCTGTGCAAGAGAAATTGCAGCTCGTTCTTTTGCCAAGCTTGTTCCTACGTCTAGCAGCCGTACTAgcttggggacaatgccagctatCTTCTGTGTTTGCTGGTTTATTGAGACTGTGAAATGGcataatgccccagcagcattttcTACCAATTGAAGCTTACAGGGATTCTTACGCTTTACCTCGGGAAGAAAGCTGAAAATGATTGGAAGTCCTTCCGCTGCAAAAAGCCACTCAGAGAGTTGAGGAGATTTGGGAAGGTTAGAGATAATCCCCATTGCAGAAGCAATCTCTTCTTCGTCCTGAGAAGTCTTGATGATCTTGAGTAATGTTTCGATGAACTTTTGTTCCACGTGCTCCTGGATCATAGCTTCATCAGCATTTTCAATCAAGCAACAGAATAATTTGAGTGCATCTGACCGTACATCTGAATTTCCATGCTCACAGAATTGCACTAGCACTTGGACAGCTGAGCACTGTGGATGCAGCATTATCAGTGTTGAAGGGAAAAAATAGACATAAAATACTTAAGAATTTAATTCCTCCAATATTTTAAGTGGTAAACCATAAAGATAGCAGAAAATGTGTAAAGTGCAGAGCACACTTAATGTGTTTACATTTAGGGCAGTGCAGAAGTGGGTTGTGTTTAACTATACAATAGTATGAAAAACTGGATCAATGATTAAGTTTTCAATATGGGAAGTGATCAACTTTTGCATTAGGAAATAAAACCCATGTTTGGGCAGAATGGGCCTTACTTTTGACCACACCTTTCCAGTAAAATGAAGGGAGTCGCCAAGACTTCCTAGATCAATTTCCGAGTCTAGGTAGCATCTCTGATTGACAAAACTAAAGAGAAGGCCAGAAAACAATTTTACATTTTGCAGTTTCAAGCTTTTGAAGGCAAATTTCATAGAATTCATGAAATATTTGTGTAGAAGTATTCAAAAATCCTTTAGCATCCAGGAGCTGGAAAGCATCAAAAAGTAAAAGTAAAATGAATGGTAAGAATCATAATGTAATCACATAAACTTGTAATACTGTCAGCCCTTAGGCTACGCATGAGTTTTAAGGCCTTTTCCACAGTAAGGAATTCTATATTGCTGTCTAATGGTACTGATTATTCCAACATCTTATTTTCAAGGTTCAAGAAGGCTGAAAACTAACTCACTCAGTTAACTTTCACAAACAAATTATGGTTACCACATCTGGTGCTGCTTACTCGAATGGGTGAGCTTATTTGGGTAAAAAGTGTAAGTAAATTTCTTGATGACAGTACATTCTCTCACTCAGAAGGAAAACTACTTCTTTCCTAAGAGGTGAATACCTGTGCTAGCTTGGCCTTGACACTAGCGGCAAACGGAGACTTGCACATGGCGTAGAAAGCCTGGAGAATGCTTTGCTGCACAGCTGGGCCACTCAAGTTAACTACGGAAAAAAGTTCAAAAATGTCTTCATCAGTATCAAGCAGTGAAACCTGTGTTTCACTGTTTGCAGAGGAGAAGGCAAGATTTGTGATAGTGGCTGCTACAAGTTCCCGCAGACTTTGGGAAGATGAGTGACGGTACAACGTATCAAGCAGTGGACGCATAACACCTTGTCTGATCATCTCCTGTCCATTCTTTGGTAAACTAGAGAGGTTTAGAAGGGCTTTGACGCCAGCTTGTTTCACTTCAATTTCACCATGTGACAGCAAGGGAAGAAGGGAATATAGAACTCCCTCCTCAATTAGAGATGACTTATTATGATCTGTCAACTCCATCTCTCCTAAAGTCTTTGCCATTCGGAGCTTCACATCACCGGATCCTGATAGGTAGGAGAAGGTAAGAAATGTTAATGATTTGAGTACCCCATAACTAAGAAAATATTAGAGCAATTCTGATACAAGAAGCTGATGAATGTAAATTTTGCTCTTCTGATTTGTGTGTCCAACTATCCACATTGAGTTCTTTTGTCATCACTCCTATTACTGGACATAACTGTAAAATTTCTGAACGTACTGGGCACTTTCAGCAACATTATATTGAGAAAAAACAGATGCTATTGACAAAATTATAACTGATACCCTACTACCATTACAAAGAAACAGAGTTTTCTACGCTCTATGAAAAGTATGGAACCAATTTAACCAAAAAGGAGTAAATCTAGCTTTGTTTATATGCATACATTTGGTAAAAGTAAGAGacatttcatttttaaaatttgcCATGATAGAACATAAGGAGGCATACAAACTCAATTTGTGGCACAGGAACTATCTTTAATAAATTATACAATCTCAAAGATTTACAGTGCTTGCTTAAAAGGAGAGCACAAGATTACATAACAAGTAATACTTCTGTTGGTTTAAAGCTGAAATTTGTCCTAACTCCATCCTCCATTAAATTGGTTAAGTTTGTCACAATGTGAAAGGATCACGAATTTAAACAAAGTAAAAAAACTGTTCCCATGAGGCCAAATCTTGGTTATTAATGACATGCAAACTCAGAGAAAGATGAGGCAACTGCAATAAAGTTAACCATGCTCAGGTTTCAAGTTATCTAACCAAAAACAAAGATATGATTAAGAAACTAACCTGAAGAAAGACGTTGCAACAAGTACTTGAAATAGTTAGCCTTGGCCATCAGGATAACATTGTCATCAGAAAATGAAATGTTCTCCAAAACTTCCCTTGCATCTTTGGCGGCTTTGTTGTCATCACAGGTTGACATAGTAACTAACAGAAGTATGCAACCTTGAACTTTCCCAATGGACTCCTGAACTGACTTACAATTTGACAGTTCCAGTAACAATGCCACCGATGACTTCCTTTCGCCAATGCGTCGTCCAAGTGAGTGGACAATAGATTCCAATGATTTGTCAACTTCAGCAATTCTTTCCTGCAATACACTTCATGTGAGAGCCTTCACCAACTCATTTCAAATCAAGTTTGCAGGTATGTGAAATTATAATCTCCGAGCGTGATTACAATTAATCGACTTTGATCTTATTCGATATGCAACTAAATGTCTTCATGCCCGTTTACTAACTGGTGCAATTGGATACCAAAGAAATAAATGAGCTCTTAGTTGACATTGTATTGGATCTGAATCCATTCTTTGCAAGAAGCATGACATTTCAACATCATGTGTCCAAAACCATAAGTATATATAGAAAAAGTAAAGATAAGCAACAAGATCCACATAACAAAAGTGGGGCTCAGGGGAAATACAAATATATGCACATGGAGAGGCATACTCTCCTGATAGATGTTAACTGTGCAGAGGTTTGAACTACAAAATTTTGCATCATATATCACATTCCTCATGCTTTTTAATATGGCGGATGAGATATTCTCCTGCATATCCCGGTCAAATCAATAGGTAGGCCTATGAAATTGTCAGATCTAGAATCATACAGAGCTGTTAGAAAGGACGTGGAAGCAACATATAATGAACCTTCAGACTTCTACATGCTAATTCCACAAGCccaaaaatgaaatttttttAACCTAAAGGCAAATGATAACGTTGGCCCTCTCTCTTTAAAGCAAATAACTTGTATAGGTTTTATGCATTTTGGCACAATATGTCTCTCACCAGTAATTAGCTGCGAGAAATCCTCATTGCATTTGAACTGCAGTTAACTTGAACTAACAGCAGCTTTTCATATGGAATGATCAGATGCCATTTCTGACCGAACTGGGCAAGAGTGGATCTCATACTCGTACCCAATCACTttaagttattttatttaaaaaatttgtGTGActtccacattgcaccaaattgGCTAATGTGGTGCTCACATCCTATGTGGGCTCTCTACACTCTCAATACCCTCTTGGGCTTGCAATGATACTCAAATTGTTGTGCCCCAACCATGGTTCACAACGCCAGATGAATATGAACAAAGTCAATATCTTTAGTCAGCCTTTTTCACAATTTTCACAAGCTCAAAACTAAGACTTGACCCTAGTGTCAACTTTCAACATATAACAATGCTTTCAAATTCCAACTCCCTACAATTTGAGAGATTAATGATCTCACAACATATGTGATCTTAGTGGCCTCTCAAGGAAAAGAGAACACATTGAAAAACctaaaaaagaaatcaaaagaatAAGTACCTTAGCATCATCACCATCCTTTGCTAAAACGCAGAGCACCTCAAGAACAAGATTCCTGATATCCCTACTTTTTGAACACAGTAGCTTGATTAGAATAGGAATATAGTCCTCCATAATAACCCATTCTCGGTGTATTTCTCTCTGCTCGCTGAGATCTCTTAGCTGTTCCAGGTAATTGAGAACTTCTTCCTCTTCGGTGGATGATAGTTTCAATTTCATGGAAGCGATAGTAATCATTGTATTTCggtctttccattcctcaattgACTGCCGCAGAGTTTTATTAGGCCGCAACATTGTATTGTTTAAAGGAGTAGATGTCATAGGACACAAATTTCCCTCTGCCAACCACTTCTCTATTGCACTCCTTTCAAATGTATGCCCTGAAGGAGTCTCAACAGGATCAGTCATAACCTCACGAGTGATAGGGCAATAAAACGACAGAAGTGGCTCCAAAGGTTGACTGCCCAACGATTTCCGCTTAGTGAagtacttcttttctttttcctggcGGGATGTTGCAGCATCTGCTCTTTCTAGCAGAGCAATTATTTGGTCCATCTGCAAGGCTTCAGCTTGATCTTTCCTTAACCGTGCATTGTCTATTTCATTTTTGAAATCTTCAAATTCTCTTCTTAAAGCTGAGCTTTCAGTTGAAACGCCAACGGCCTCCGcaattaaaactaacaaattgttGGCATAGGAGCGATCAACATTTCTCTGTTGTATACCCGACTCTATCTTCTCTAAAATCTCTTCTTCTGCTATGGCTGCTCTAAATTCTGCTGTACGCATGCTGTCGATCAGCTGGACAATCTCTTCCTTTATACCCGAAGAAACGTCAAGAGAAGCTAAAGGAATGCAAGTTAATGCACGGCTAATTTCCCTGGTGATATTCTCTATGCGCTTTGCAATAGATCGACAACTCATTAAGAGATAGACCTTGTTTTTCTTACTGCAATCCGAGATTAGTTGCCTTGCATCCACTATCTGTCGGTTAAGAATTTCTAAAACATTTTCCCAGCATTTGGAATCATTAATGTTCTTCCTGTTAAACTCCTTAAGAAGAGGAGCAATTCGATTCAGATAAGCTGAAAGTTCTGCAAAACTCTTCTTCTCTATAAAGACATTATTGGTAGAAAGTACTACTTCAATGATGGACTCTATAATTGAAGAGAGGATATCCGCAAATGGACCTAAAGCAGAAGCACTAATCACATCTGGCATCTTGCTTTCACCCAAGAAAAAATACTCAAGGACCAGAATTGAGGCTATCCCATGTGACCAATATAGAAACTCTACAATCAATCTAGCAAAGTAATAATTCCACTGGAGGAAAAGCCTTGACTTTGCTTCATCTTGTCTCAAGAAACCTTCATTATGGTTTCCAAGGATTTAAGTCAGAACACCAATTTAAAGTCAAAAACACACAAAATATTCTTCATACAGATCATGATACAAAATTTACACCTTCATTTTGCTTGAGAATATagaatttgaaattttgaaaaaaaaac
Proteins encoded in this window:
- the LOC104246818 gene encoding U-box domain-containing protein 44-like — protein: MPDVISASALGPFADILSSIIESIIEVVLSTNNVFIEKKSFAELSAYLNRIAPLLKEFNRKNINDSKCWENVLEILNRQIVDARQLISDCSKKNKVYLLMSCRSIAKRIENITREISRALTCIPLASLDVSSGIKEEIVQLIDSMRTAEFRAAIAEEEILEKIESGIQQRNVDRSYANNLLVLIAEAVGVSTESSALRREFEDFKNEIDNARLRKDQAEALQMDQIIALLERADAATSRQEKEKKYFTKRKSLGSQPLEPLLSFYCPITREVMTDPVETPSGHTFERSAIEKWLAEGNLCPMTSTPLNNTMLRPNKTLRQSIEEWKDRNTMITIASMKLKLSSTEEEEVLNYLEQLRDLSEQREIHREWVIMEDYIPILIKLLCSKSRDIRNLVLEVLCVLAKDGDDAKERIAEVDKSLESIVHSLGRRIGERKSSVALLLELSNCKSVQESIGKVQGCILLLVTMSTCDDNKAAKDAREVLENISFSDDNVILMAKANYFKYLLQRLSSGSGDVKLRMAKTLGEMELTDHNKSSLIEEGVLYSLLPLLSHGEIEVKQAGVKALLNLSSLPKNGQEMIRQGVMRPLLDTLYRHSSSQSLRELVAATITNLAFSSANSETQVSLLDTDEDIFELFSVVNLSGPAVQQSILQAFYAMCKSPFAASVKAKLAQCSAVQVLVQFCEHGNSDVRSDALKLFCCLIENADEAMIQEHVEQKFIETLLKIIKTSQDEEEIASAMGIISNLPKSPQLSEWLFAAEGLPIIFSFLPEVKRKNPCKLQLVENAAGALCHFTVSINQQTQKIAGIVPKLVRLLDVGTSLAKERAAISLAQLSENSQTLSRPIPKRQGLWCFSAAQVELCPVHRGICTLETSFCLIEAGAVGPLVRVLADPDPGACEASLDALLTLIRDEKLQNGAKVLAEENAIPSMIKLLDSPSTRLQQKVLNSLERIFRLLEYKQKYGSSAQMPLVDLTQRGSSNIKSLAAKVLAQLNVLHDQSSYF